GGGCGTTTTTCAGAAAGGAGCCGGAGTAGACCTGGAAGCCCTGATCGGCGGATTCCACGCTGCCCAGTCCTTTTTCGCTGTTGGCGGTGCGGATGGTCTGGGCGATTTGGTCGAGGCTGATGCCGAATCCGTTGAGCCGTTCCGGGGAGACTTCGACCCGGATCTGTTCCGGCCTTCCGCCCACCACGAATCCCTGACTGGCGTTTTCCACCTCGTTGAGTTTCTGAAGCACATCCAACGACAAAATCCGCAAGGCCGAGTCATCCACGTCGTTGGACCACAAGGTCAAGGTGACCACCGGCACGTCATCCACCGCCTTGGGTTTGACCAAAGGCTTCATCACGTCCGGTGGCATGAGATCCATGTTGGATTCCATCTTGTCGTACAACTTGACCAAGGACGCCTCCATGTCCTCGCCCACGTTGAACTCCACCGTGACCATGGCCTGTCCCCGCAGGGATGCGGAGTAGACATGCTTCACTCCCTTGATCTCGCTCATGATCCGTTCCATGGGTTCCGCCACCAGGGAGGAAACCTGATCCGCCGAGGCGCCCGTGTAGCGGACGAAGATGTCCACCATCGGCACCGAAATCTGGGGATCTTCCTGTCTGGGGGTGAGGATCAGTCCCATGATGCCCATGGCCAGACAGGCGAACAGCAGCAGGGGCGAAAGCGGCGAATGGATGAAGATCTTGGCCATGGATCCCGCCACCCCGAGATCGTGTCGCATGGTGGTCGGGATGGGAGGTGGGGTGAGGGATTCTTTGCTGGTCGTCGTCATGGTCCGCGCTTCCGGGTCTCTTGGGTTCAAGGCCGTCGATGGGAGAGGGAGGAGCCTGACCGGCGGGCATTGGCCACGCCGGTCATGCGGATGGGATCAGTGCTGCTTTTCCAGTTTTTTGCCCGCCGGTTGGGTGGACGAGGGATTCCAGTCCGTGGCCATGCCGCTGGGTGGAGTGGAGAGGATCCGTTCTCCGATGGACAGTCCCGACAACACGCTGACGGATTTGTCGTCCACGAAGCCTCCCAGACGGATCATGCGCAGGGCCGGTTCGCCGCCGCCCCGTTGGTCCGGGGCCACCAGCACCGCCGGCAGGCTGCCCCGCCAGATCACAGCCGACTTGGGCACGATGGGGAGATTTTTCACCGGTGTGGTGACATCCGGAATCATCACTTCGGCGTACATGCCGGGTCCACCCGGGGCGTCCTTGGGCAGGTCGAGCTTGACCGTGACCGTGTGACGCTGGGAGTCGGCCATGGGATAGATCTGGGCCACACGGGTTTCGATGCGGGTATCTCCCACGTCGAGTTTGGCCGGGATGGTCATATCCTTCTGGATGCCCGGCATGAGGCGGGCCGGGATATCCACCTTGATTTGCAGATGGCGGGTGTCGGAGAAGGTGAGCAGTGGCATGCCGGGTTGCACGGTATTGCCTTTTTCGATGTGTTTGGCCACGATCACCCCGGAAAACGGCGCGATGGATTTGGTATCCCGCAGTTTGGCTTCGAGTTCCTGGAGTTTGGCCTGGGCCTGGGTGCGGGCCGACTGGGCCTGATCGATCTGGGTGCCCTGGTTGTAGATGCGGGCGCGACGGGAGAGTTCCGGGTTGTCCAGACCCACCATGCTGCTCATGGGGCGGGTGACCATGTAGTCGAGCATGCGGGGCATGCCCATGCCGGTGTTGTCGGCTCCGCCGTAGTCCGAGCCGCTGTAGACCTGACGGGTGTATTGCACCCGGGCGTTTTTCCAGTTGATGTCCGCCGCGTCCAGGGCGGCCTGGGCCGAACGGCGCATGGCCAGCAGATCGTCGTTGTCCAGGGCCACCAGAACCGTACCGCTTTTGAACCAGTCCCCTTCCACGCCGGCCAGATATTCCACCCGTCCCGGCATTTGGGCCGTGAAGGAGACCTCCTTGAAGGGGACCACCGTTCCGCCCAGTGTGGTGGTGGCGCCGATGGATCCGGCTTCGACCGTGATGATGTTCCCTTCGGCCCGTGCTTGCGGCGCGGCCAGAGTCACCACGAGCGCGGAAAGAAGCGCGGTGAGCGTTTTTTTGCTTGTCATGACGTGCGTGCCCCCTTGACCGTGCGAGAAGACCCCGGCTTGGCAAGGCCGGGGTGTGTGCGAGCAAACCGTGGCAAAACCGATGATTACACCCGTCCCATCACCGTGAAGGACTTGATGAACGGTCCGGCCATGCGGGGATCCTTGATCATCGCGCCATAGTCACCCACCTCGAACTTGAGTTTACGGGTGGTGTAGGCCATGCCCAGTCCCATCATGCCCAATCCTTTTTCGATCCATTTGCCCCAGTTCTCTTCGCTGGCGCGCAGATCCCAGTTGATTTCCTCTCCGGAAAACGCACCGCTTTTGACTGCTTTGCCACCTTCGATCACCAGCACCCCCCGTGGTGCGGCCTCGCCTTCGATTCCATAGGCGATGGTGGAATTGAAACCGATTTTGGCCAGGGCATCGCCCAGTTCGGGTTCGTTGTTCCATTCGGTCTGGAAACGATTCATCCATTGCGCGGAAAACAGATCGGACATATGTTTGATTCTCCTTTGTATTTTCTTTTATTTGGGTGCAAGTTCCGCGTGATCCGACCGGGTCGGTGTCACGAATTCAGCGCCCGGTGACTCCCGTACCGGGTCTTTGTTCACAAATAGCCCTGGATTATAAGAGAATCCTGTTCTTTTCGCCAATCCTTTTTGATTGTGTGGTGTTCGATCCTTGCGGGCAAGGGGTGATCGGCGGGAACCGGTTCTTTTTAAACGATGATGCGTCGGGAGATGTGTTTGACGGCCAAGGGAAAGAACACGGCGGCGCTCACCAGCAGCACCCCCAGGTGCCATAATGGATTATCGAAGGGCAGACCGGTGGTCAAGGGGCGGATCAGGGCCACCACATGGGTCAGGGGCAACAACTCCGTCGCCACACGCAAGGGCGCCGGGAGGGTTTCCAGGGGATAGAAGACCCCGCAGAACAAAAACATGGGTGTGATGACCAGAGTGAAATAATACATAAAAAAATCGTAATTGGGTGAGATCGCCGTCATGATCATCCCCAGGGAGCCGAACACCACCCCGGACAAAAACACCACCGGCAGGGCCAGTACGGCGGTGGAGGCGGGAATGGCGCCCATGATCGCCCCCACCAGCAGGATGGCCGATCCGGAAAACAAGGATTTGGTCGCCGCCCAGCTCACTTCGCCGGCCACGATGTCGGCGATGCCTACCGGCGTGGCCAGCATGGCGTGAAAGGTCTGCTGACGGGTCATGCGGGTGAATCCCCCGTAGATCGCCTCGAAGGTGGCGGCGTTCATGGAGTTGGAAGCCAGAATGCCGGCGGTCAGATAGACCGGATACGATACCGGCCCCATGGACTCCACATAGCGTCCCAGTCCGTAGCCCATGCCGAGCAGATACAAAAACGGCTCGCCCAGATTGCCCACCAGGGATGAGGCGGCATTCTTGCGCCAGACCATCAGATGGCGGCGCCATACCTGGATGAACAAAAGCGTGGGCAGAAATCGGTTCATCGGGTCATCACCTCGGCGGTCCCCCAGGGGATCGGGAACGGTTGAAAGGGGTGGAACGGAAAGGGATGGGCGGTTTGCCCTCCAGGCGGGTCTGGTTTTTCGGTGGTCGGGATCGGGAGAGAGGCTTTTTATTGGGAAGGGCCTCTGTCAAAATTGGCATCATAGCCGTTTGTCGGCCTTTCAGGAAGCGATTCCGGGGGTTGGTTTTGGCTTGAAGGGGTCGATGGTGGGGTTGATGATTCGGTCCCGGGTGTGGCGGTCCGGGTGTGGGGCGTGGATTGCGATCTTTTGAGGTGGTCGATCCGGGGTCGAAGGTGTTAGGCTTAAAGCCTTTGGACAGCGATCATCGGGCCGTACGGTCTGTGTTTCGGGAGGGTAACGATCATGCGTGTCACAGGTGCAGCCTGGATGGTGTGCGGGGTGTTGCTGCTGGCCTCGGGGGAGATCGCCGCCGAGGAGAGTGGCCAGAGCGGGGCTTCCGGGAACAAAACCAGCGAATCCACCTCTGCCTCCACCCCGGTCGGAACAGAACACCCCCCGGCCACCACCACCCCGGCCACCACCACTCCGGCTTCCACCACCACCCCGGCCACTTCCGGCACTCCGGCCAGCGCCACGCCCGCCCCCCCGGGTTCCACTCCAGCCACGGCCTATGCCACCCCCCCGGTCTTCGCCACCCCTCCCGCTTTCGCCACGCCCCCGGCCTTCGCCACCCCTCCCGCCTTCGCCGCTCCCCCGGCTTTTGCCACCCCTTTGGTCCCTGCCCGTTGAGGAGGCAAAGGGGGGTATTTTCGCAACGTGGACGTGGTGGGGCAAACCGGCTACACTGTGCCATCCTGACGCCCAATCTGAAACCTGATTTTTTGGCCCGGAGTGGCGAAATCGTATCGTGATCATGCCCGTCAAACCTTTTGATGTCTTGATTCTGTCGTCCCTGGTGGGGTGGCTGTGTTGCGGCGTGGCCGGTGCGGGGGGGGGCGAGGTCACCTCGGAGGCCCAGCGTTCCTGCCTGCTGGAGCATGTCAAGTCTGCCAGAAGCGCCCTGGCCGCCCAGCATCTGCAACAAGCCTGCGCCCGCCGTTTCCCTCCCGAGTCCAGATCCCCTTCCCTGGAGATCGGACCGGAGCGGGAAGACGAACTCCACGCCTATGACCAATGCCTGTTTCGCCATCTGTCCGGGGTACAAAACGATGCCAGCGCCCAGGCCATGGAGCAGTTTTGTCACGATCAGTTTCATCCCGGGGAGTCGGCGGTCAACCGTCCCGTCCGAACCGATGGACTGTTGGAACTGCTCAATCGGATCGACCGTCCCTCGAAAAGTCGGGAGTCCCAACCCGCATCCGCTCCGGTGATCGACGGAGAGACGTTTGTTCCGTTGGCACCTGCCAAGGCCGGTCGCTGACCGGTGGCCATTGACCTCGCATCAGGGTAAATCCATCGTGTACGTCTCTGTGCTGTATACCGTGTTGGCTGTGTTGGCTGTGGTGTTTTCACAGGATCTGTGGGCAGGCTCTTGCGACTGTTCCGTGGCGGTGGATGTGGGGCATGCCCTCTTTTCCGCCGGTGCCACCAGCGCCCGGGGCAAGCCGGAATATGAATTCAACCTCTCCATGGGTACCTTGATCCACGACGAGTTGATCAAAAATGGCCTCTCCCGTAGTTTTCTCATCGTCAACCCGCCGGGACTCAAGGATCGGGTGCGCATCGCCGAGGAAAAACAGGCGGATCTGTTCGTGTCGGTGCATCACGATTCCGTGCAGTCGTTTTATCTGCGCAACTGGACCGTCGATGGCAAAAATCAGAGATATTGTGATTTGTTCCGGGGATATTCCATTCTGCTCTCCCCCAAGGGGTTGCAGTATTCCACCAGTCTGGAACTGGCCCAGATGATCGGCAGACGGTTCCGCGCCGCCGGATTTCTTCCCGCTTATCATCACTCGAAGAATATTCCCGGTGGCCGTCACAACATGATCGATGAGGAACTGGGCATCTATCAGTTCGATAATCTGGTGGTCTTGAAATATGCCGTGATGCCCGCCATCCTGATCGAATTCGGCGTAATCGTGCATCGGGACGAGGAACTTCAGTTGCAACAGCCGGAAACCCGGGACAAACTGGTGAAAGGTGTGGTGGAGGGCATTCAGGAGTTCAACGTGCGCCACTGTCTGTCCCGCTGACGCGCTGCTGCGGTTTGTTCCGCTGATTTTTTAGGGTCAACGTCTTGCATTTTTGGAGAAATCGATATGAAACAAGGACCGCTTTTCGCCCTGGCTTTGCTGTTGGCCGCTGTTCCCGCCCTCCGGACCGCCCAGGCTGAAGTTCTCGCCACCGTGGATACCGTCTTCAAGCTTCTCGGCCCGGATGACAAGATCGTCATCGAGGCCTTCGACGACCCCAAGGTGGAAGGGGTCGCCTGTCATCTGAGCCGGGCCAAACGGGGAGGGGTCGCGGGGGGGCTCGGCTTGGCCGAAGACACCTCCGACGCCTCCATCGCCTGTCGGCAGATCGGTCCCATCGTCATGAAGGACGATCTCAAGGATGGAGAGTCGGTTTTTTCCAAGAGCACCTCCCTGCTGTTCAAGAAAATGCAGGTGGTACGCTTCCTCGACAAGAAACGGAATACCTTGGTTTATCTCGTCTATTCCGACAAGCTCATCGAAGGATCCCCGAAAAACTCCATCTCCACGGTTCCGGTCATGCCCTGGCGCAAGGATTGATGGGTGGGGCTGGCAAGGGGGGGTCTGGGTTTTTCAAAAGGCGAAAAACCCAGACCCTCCAAGGCGGCGCGCTGCGCTTTTTTCGTGAAAGGATGCGAAAAAAGCGTGTTTGAAAAGTGCGCTTGAAAACAAAGTCAAAGGCCAAAGCAAAGGCAAGACCCTGGGAGAAGAATCTCCCAGGCCCTCACTTTTTTTTCAATGGTTTCAAGGATGCGGTGTCTGGATTTGGATCCGGATCGGGGCTAACGCTGCACCGGTCCGCCGGACAAAATCTCCTGGGGTACTCGATTGGCGAATTTCTCGGCGAAATTGGCTACGAACCGGTCCGCCAACTGACGGGCCTGGGCATCGTAACGGGCCGGATCCTTCCAGGTGGTGCGGGGATTCAGATGCATGGGATCCACGTTGGTGATCTCGATGGGCACCTCGAAACCGAAGGTCGGATCGATCCGGGTGGGCACATGATCCAGATGACCGTCGAAGATCCGGTCGATGATCGCCCGGGTCTCCTGAATCGGCATGCGGAAGCCTTCCCCGTAGGGACCGCCGGTCCAACCGGTGTTGATCAGCCAGCATTTGGCCTGGGTCTGTTGCAGCTTCTTGCCCAGCAGCGTGGCGTACACCACCGGATCCAACGCCATGAACGGCTCCCCGAAACAGGCGGAAAAGGTGGTGGTCGGCTCGGTGACGCCCCGTTCCGTTCCCGCCAGCTTGGCGGTGTAACCGGACAGGAAATGATACATGGTCTGTTCGATGGTCAAGCGGGCCACCGGCGGCATGATGCCGAAGGCGTCCGCGGTCAACAAGATGACGTTGGAAGGATGTCCCCCGTGGCCGCTGAGCTGGATCCGGGGCAACGACGCCAATGGATAGGCGGCGCGGGTGTTTTCCGTCAAGGTGTGATCGTCCAGATTGACCCGTCGGGAGACCGGATCCATGATGACGTTTTCCAACACCGTGCCGAACCGGCGGGTACAGTTCCAGATGTCCGGCTCCGCCTGGGGATGCAGACGGATCACCTTGGCGTAACATCCCCCTTCCAGATTGAACACCCCGTTGTCCGACCAGCCATGCTCGTCGTCACCGATCATGCGGCGGCGGGGATCCGTGGACAAGGTGGTCTTGCCGGTGCCCGACAGACCAAAGAAAATGGCCACATCATCCTGTTCGCCGATGTTGGCGCTGCAATGCATGGACAACACGCCCTGCAAGGGGAGCAGATAGTTCATCAGGGTGAAGACCGCTTTTTTGTTTTCTCCGGCGTAACCGGTGCCGCCGATGAGGGCTTCCCGGCGTCCCAGATGCAGCAGGATGAAGGCTTCCGAACGGGTGCCGTCCACCTCGGGCACCGCCAGGAAACCTCCGGCGTTGATCAGGGTGAAATCCGGTTGCATCACCTTTTCGCAAGGCGAGGCCGGGTGGATGAACAGATTGCGGGCGAACAGGGATTGCCACGCCTGGGTGGTGACGATCCGCACCCGGCGTTGATACTGGGGATCCGCCCCCACGCGACAATCCTGCACGAACAGTTCCCGGTCCTGGAGATAGGCGGTGACCCGGGTACGGAGCTTTTCGTAGGCCTCTTCGGAGAAGGGACGGTTGACCGATCCCCAGGCCACATGGTCGCGGCTGGATGGCTCGTCCACGATGAATTTGTCGTTGGCCGAACGGCCCGTATACTGGCCGGTCTCCACTACCAAAGAGCCGCCGGTGGCGATGCGCCCTTCGCGGCGGTGGATGGCGGTTTCATACAGTTCCGGGGTGGAAAGATCCACGCGGATGGCCCCGGTGTGATGAATGCCCTGTTGAACCAACTGGGCGCGAACCGCGTCGGAATAGGCTTGGGGGGAAAGGGGTTTGGTCATGAGGTCTCCTCCATGAGTGTGCCGGGGGTCGAGGATTCCAGGCGCGCGCGGGTTCGTTTTTTCCCGTCTTCCACGGCGGGCTGGTCAAAGGGGGTGACGCCGAAACATTCGGCCACCAGAGTGGTTTCCATTTCCAACAACACGATCAATTCGCCCAAAGCGACCGGATCGGTGGCGGCCAGACGGAACTCCCGCACCGGCGCCTTGCGTCCGATGAGGGCGTCACGGGTGCCGAGATATTCGGCGGTGAACAGTTCACCCACGGTGCGCCCTGCCAACGGGGCCACCGCCGACAGAGGGGCGAAACGGGTCGGAATCGTCGCTCCCAGGGTGGCGAGGGTGGGATCGAACAGCAAAGTGAACTGTTTGTCCTCGGGTCCGTCGAGATACAGTTGCAACTGGGAGTGTTGATCCACCACGCCTCGGGCTTCCACCGGGGTGAGGCCGTGTTTGCGGCCCTGGTCGTCGATCTTGCCCAGGCTTTCGGCCCATAACTGTCTGAACCAGGTGGCGATGGTCTCCAGACGGGAGCCGTAGGTCAAAAACACGCTCATGTTGCGTCCCGCGGCGGCCATCTCCGCCTGGGCCAGGGCGTGACGCAACGCCGGATTGTTCACCGGATCCGGCTCCAGGCAGCGTTGGGTCATCCGGGTGGCGCCGGCCAGCAAGGCTTCGATATCCGCTCCGGCGAAGGCGGCGGGCAGCAGACCCGTGACCGACAGCACCGAGAACCGTCCCCCCACCGGGGCGTGGGGAATGATCGGCACCTCCAGGGCGCGACCGATCGCGCTCAAAGCCCCCTGGGGGTTTTCCGTGACGATGGCCAACCGGTCCTGGGGGCGTTCTCCGAGCCGGTCCAGCACCGTGAGCAGTTGAGCGAGGGTTTCCGGGGTTTCACCGGATTTGCTCACCGCCAACACGGTGGCGCGGCTCCAATCCTGGTCATACAGGGCCGCCAGTTGAACCGGACAGATGTTTTCGTAAAAGGTGACGGCGCGTCCCTGGCCAGCCAGGGAACGGACCAGCATGTTGCCTCCCAGGGAACTGCCGCCGATGCCCAGCACCACCAGATGATCGGATTGATCCTGAAACCGTTGCGACCATTCAAGCGCCTTGGCGACCTCCTGATCGTTTTCGGTGAGGCGCACGAAGGCAGGGCGAAAAGTTGGATTATGTTTCCAACCCGAAAGGGTGTGCAGCAGAGGGGGAGGACAGTCGGTGGTTGGGGTGAAAAAGGGATGGGTGCGTATATCGAGAGCAGAGGTGTTCACAGTTGCCTATCGTCCCTGTTGGTGTGGCTTGTTTTCCGCTTGCAAAACGATGAGTGACCTGAAAAGCCAGGATTCGGGGCGTGGATTCCCCCAAAAAAAGTGTTGTTCTGACTTTGTCAAACAGGTGTCAATCCCGTTTGGGGAGATACTGTAGGGGATTTTGCGGTGCAATGCTACGGCGGATTTCAAAATGCAGACGGGGAGAGACGGTCACTCCGGATTGTCCCGCCAGGGCGATGGTTTCCCCGGCCCGCACGCTTTGGCCTTTCCTGACCATGATCTTTTGCAGATGGGCGTAGGCGGTCATGAAGGAGCCTCCATGCCGGAGCAGCACCATGTTGCCAAAGGTGGTCAACCCTTGATCCGCGTAGGCCACCACTCCGTCGGCGGCGGCGACGATGGGATCACCCGGATTGGCGGCGATGTCGATGCCGGTGTTGCGCAACGCTCCCATCTGTCCGAAGCGGCCAATGACCCGACCCGTATGGGGCCACACCCAGTACGCCGGGGGATAAGGCGAGAGGGGTTGGGCCTGGGTATAGGTCTGGGGCGGAAGGCTGGTGTCCCGCCCCGCGGTCGGGTCGGGACGCGGAAGGGGATTCCGCAGCGCCAAAGAGGGGGGCGGAATGGTGCCGGGAGGTTCTTCCCAAAGGCGGGGAGCGGGTTTGTCCGGCAGGGTGGGGCGATCCGGTTCGGGTCTGGAGGCCATTTCCGGTTCGGGTCTGGAGGCCGTTTCCGGTTCGGGTCTGGAGGCCGTTTCCGGTTTGTTGGTCATGTCCGGTTTGGCGATCACGGGGGGGGGGAGAGGGGGACGGGGGGCTTGTCCCGGCGGAGTCACCCGCAGCCGTTGGCCTACCGTGAGTTGATCCGGATTGGTGATGCGGTTCCAGGTGGCCAGTTGTTCCACGTCGATGTTGTGGCCCGTGGCGATGGCCCAGAGGGTGTCACCGGGGCGGACCGCGTAGAGAATTTCCCGTCCGGGTTGGGGGGGAGGGGGTTGGGTTTGGGGTTCGGGAGCCAAGTCCGCCGCCAGGGGTGGACCCTTGACCACCCGCACCGGAGCGGCGGAACCGTTGCCCGCTTCCCGGGGCGGAGGCGCGCCGGTGCCGGAACATCCCGACAGCAGGAACAGCAATCCGATCCCTCCGATCCAGGTGCCTCTTCGGAGGGAGACACAGCCAGAAGGTCGGCGGGATTCCGGGTTCACGGTGACTCTTCCTTCCACCCCTGGGCGCCCACCAGAGGCACGAAACAGCAGGGTTCCAGGGTTTCCCGTTGGAGGGCGCCATCCGCCAGACGGATGATGCGGATCAGGTTCTGGGCGCTGCGGCTCCCTTCCGGGGCCACCAGCACACCATTGGGAGCCAGTTGACGCAGCACGTTTTCCGGGGTGATCGGGGTGCCGGCGGTGATGATCACCCGCTCGAACAGCCGTTCTTCCGGCCATCCCAGGGAGCCGTCTCCGACCCGGCAGACCACATTGTGAAATCCCAAACGGCGCAGTCGCTTGCGGGCCGAGTCCGCCAGCGAGGGCAGTCGTTCGATGGTGTAGACTTTGTGGCTCAGTTTGGACAGAATCGCGGTCTGATACCCGGAACCCGTGCCGATTTCCAACACCTCTTCTTGTCCGGTGAGGCGCAACGCCTGACTCATGCGGGCCACGGTATAGGGTTGGGAGAGGGTTTGACCTTCGCCGATGGGGAGGTTTTCATCCCCGTAGGCCCGGCTGGCCAGGGCCTCTTCCACAAACAGATGGCGCAAGGTCTCCCGCATCACCGCGATCACCCTGGGGTCATCGATGCCGTGGTTCTGGAGCAACTCCCTGACCATGCGGTCGCGGGCGCGCGACGAGACCATGCCGTGTTCCGGTACTTTCATGCGTTCAAGAGACTCTGGCAGACGAGGATGGTCTTGGAAGTCCGTCGCGGGCTGGCATGACCTTAGAATGCGGACAGCAGACCGGATGGCCAATCCAAACGGTTATGGTAGACATATTGCAAGAATACGGGTCGGTGCGAAGTGTGTCAACGAAGTTGGCGCGTTTTCGCTGCTGTTTCGGGACTTTTGCCAGGATTACAAGAAGGAGCGGGTATGCAGACCATGGCCAAGGATCCACCCCCCGTCGGGCTGCGGCCCGATCCCTGGCTGGTCGCCCTGGTGCTGCTGGTGCATGCGGGATTGTGGTGGTGGGCCCAACCCATCGTCGAAGGCAGCGATGATCTCTCCTATGCCACCTTCGCCCATCGGATGCAGACCGGCACCTTTTTGTTCGAGGCCCACCATTTCGCCCACCGGTTGGGGATCCTCTCCCCCACGGCCCTGCTGTACGCTCTGTTCGGTGTCAACCCCTACACCACCACCGGTTGGTCTCTGATCTGTTCTCTGCTGACCATCTGGGGGGTGCATCGGGTCGCCTTGCCCCTGGCGGGTCGTCTGGCCGCGCTGCTGGCCGCTTTGGTGCTGGCCACCAACACCTTTTGGCTGGAACAGGCCTTGGGGCTCGGACCCGACCTGCCCGTGGCCGCTTGCGCCTTCGCCGCCCTGGCGGTATTGGCCCAGGCCCGCGCCCCCGGCGGTTGTCGTCTCTCCCCCCGAGAGGCGGGGCTGCTGGTCTCTTTGGCCCTGACGGCGGCGGTGTTGACCAAACTTTCCATCATCTGGGTGATCTATTTCCTGGCTTTGGTCATGCTGCACGATTTGTATCATGGCCGTCATCGGGCCTTGTGGGGCTGGATCGCGGTTTCCGGCGGGGTGATGGGGGCACTTTATCTGGGGGTCTATCAACTGTTGCGGGGGGATCCTTTGTATCATCTCCACGTGGTCAACCAGATCTATAACAATCCCTATGGCATCTGGACCTACTCCGCCGAATCCGGCAACAGTCTCATGGCCCGGCTGACCTATCAGCCGATCCGCATGATCCTGGAAATTCCCGGCTTCGTGACCCTGGTGTTTCTGTCCATCCCGCTGGCGTGGCTGTTTTTGAAAGGGGTGGAGCCGGAGCGGCGCGGGGAGTACCGCTATTGGCTGGGGATGATGGGGCTGGTGTTGTTCGTCTTCTGGTTTGCCACCAATTCGTTTCAGTATTACAACCCCATGATGCTGTGCGGGCGTTATCTGATGTTTCTGTTTCCCCCCGCCGCCTTGCTGGGTGGAGCCATCCTGGCGGGTCTGATCCAGCGGCCACAACGCGGCGCCCTGGTGGTGCCCATGGCCGGAGTCGGAGCCGGGATGGTGGTCGTGTTGCAGGGGTTTGGTTTCTGGAAACGGGAAATCCTGCTGCTGGAGCTGTGTCTGCTGGTGTTGGCCGCGGAACGGTGGTGGCCGGCGGTGGCGAGGCGTCATCAGCGGTGGCTGGCCACAGGCCTGGTGGCGGCGACCCTGGTGATCCTGCCGGTGCTGGCGGTGGGGCAGGGGGTGTTGGGTCCCACGGTCTGGCAGAAGATCTATCGCGGTCTGATGCGTGAATCCCTGGCGCCGTTGCAAGAACCGGTGGTGCTGTATA
Above is a window of Magnetococcales bacterium DNA encoding:
- a CDS encoding ABC transporter permease → MNRFLPTLLFIQVWRRHLMVWRKNAASSLVGNLGEPFLYLLGMGYGLGRYVESMGPVSYPVYLTAGILASNSMNAATFEAIYGGFTRMTRQQTFHAMLATPVGIADIVAGEVSWAATKSLFSGSAILLVGAIMGAIPASTAVLALPVVFLSGVVFGSLGMIMTAISPNYDFFMYYFTLVITPMFLFCGVFYPLETLPAPLRVATELLPLTHVVALIRPLTTGLPFDNPLWHLGVLLVSAAVFFPLAVKHISRRIIV
- a CDS encoding M23 family metallopeptidase, producing MNPESRRPSGCVSLRRGTWIGGIGLLFLLSGCSGTGAPPPREAGNGSAAPVRVVKGPPLAADLAPEPQTQPPPPQPGREILYAVRPGDTLWAIATGHNIDVEQLATWNRITNPDQLTVGQRLRVTPPGQAPRPPLPPPVIAKPDMTNKPETASRPEPETASRPEPEMASRPEPDRPTLPDKPAPRLWEEPPGTIPPPSLALRNPLPRPDPTAGRDTSLPPQTYTQAQPLSPYPPAYWVWPHTGRVIGRFGQMGALRNTGIDIAANPGDPIVAAADGVVAYADQGLTTFGNMVLLRHGGSFMTAYAHLQKIMVRKGQSVRAGETIALAGQSGVTVSPRLHFEIRRSIAPQNPLQYLPKRD
- a CDS encoding N-acetylmuramoyl-L-alanine amidase, with the protein product MYVSVLYTVLAVLAVVFSQDLWAGSCDCSVAVDVGHALFSAGATSARGKPEYEFNLSMGTLIHDELIKNGLSRSFLIVNPPGLKDRVRIAEEKQADLFVSVHHDSVQSFYLRNWTVDGKNQRYCDLFRGYSILLSPKGLQYSTSLELAQMIGRRFRAAGFLPAYHHSKNIPGGRHNMIDEELGIYQFDNLVVLKYAVMPAILIEFGVIVHRDEELQLQQPETRDKLVKGVVEGIQEFNVRHCLSR
- a CDS encoding efflux RND transporter periplasmic adaptor subunit produces the protein MTSKKTLTALLSALVVTLAAPQARAEGNIITVEAGSIGATTTLGGTVVPFKEVSFTAQMPGRVEYLAGVEGDWFKSGTVLVALDNDDLLAMRRSAQAALDAADINWKNARVQYTRQVYSGSDYGGADNTGMGMPRMLDYMVTRPMSSMVGLDNPELSRRARIYNQGTQIDQAQSARTQAQAKLQELEAKLRDTKSIAPFSGVIVAKHIEKGNTVQPGMPLLTFSDTRHLQIKVDIPARLMPGIQKDMTIPAKLDVGDTRIETRVAQIYPMADSQRHTVTVKLDLPKDAPGGPGMYAEVMIPDVTTPVKNLPIVPKSAVIWRGSLPAVLVAPDQRGGGEPALRMIRLGGFVDDKSVSVLSGLSIGERILSTPPSGMATDWNPSSTQPAGKKLEKQH
- the pckA gene encoding phosphoenolpyruvate carboxykinase (ATP), whose protein sequence is MTKPLSPQAYSDAVRAQLVQQGIHHTGAIRVDLSTPELYETAIHRREGRIATGGSLVVETGQYTGRSANDKFIVDEPSSRDHVAWGSVNRPFSEEAYEKLRTRVTAYLQDRELFVQDCRVGADPQYQRRVRIVTTQAWQSLFARNLFIHPASPCEKVMQPDFTLINAGGFLAVPEVDGTRSEAFILLHLGRREALIGGTGYAGENKKAVFTLMNYLLPLQGVLSMHCSANIGEQDDVAIFFGLSGTGKTTLSTDPRRRMIGDDEHGWSDNGVFNLEGGCYAKVIRLHPQAEPDIWNCTRRFGTVLENVIMDPVSRRVNLDDHTLTENTRAAYPLASLPRIQLSGHGGHPSNVILLTADAFGIMPPVARLTIEQTMYHFLSGYTAKLAGTERGVTEPTTTFSACFGEPFMALDPVVYATLLGKKLQQTQAKCWLINTGWTGGPYGEGFRMPIQETRAIIDRIFDGHLDHVPTRIDPTFGFEVPIEITNVDPMHLNPRTTWKDPARYDAQARQLADRFVANFAEKFANRVPQEILSGGPVQR
- a CDS encoding glucose-6-phosphate isomerase, which produces MNTSALDIRTHPFFTPTTDCPPPLLHTLSGWKHNPTFRPAFVRLTENDQEVAKALEWSQRFQDQSDHLVVLGIGGSSLGGNMLVRSLAGQGRAVTFYENICPVQLAALYDQDWSRATVLAVSKSGETPETLAQLLTVLDRLGERPQDRLAIVTENPQGALSAIGRALEVPIIPHAPVGGRFSVLSVTGLLPAAFAGADIEALLAGATRMTQRCLEPDPVNNPALRHALAQAEMAAAGRNMSVFLTYGSRLETIATWFRQLWAESLGKIDDQGRKHGLTPVEARGVVDQHSQLQLYLDGPEDKQFTLLFDPTLATLGATIPTRFAPLSAVAPLAGRTVGELFTAEYLGTRDALIGRKAPVREFRLAATDPVALGELIVLLEMETTLVAECFGVTPFDQPAVEDGKKRTRARLESSTPGTLMEETS
- a CDS encoding SCP-2 sterol transfer family protein, which gives rise to MSDLFSAQWMNRFQTEWNNEPELGDALAKIGFNSTIAYGIEGEAAPRGVLVIEGGKAVKSGAFSGEEINWDLRASEENWGKWIEKGLGMMGLGMAYTTRKLKFEVGDYGAMIKDPRMAGPFIKSFTVMGRV
- a CDS encoding CreA family protein, yielding MKQGPLFALALLLAAVPALRTAQAEVLATVDTVFKLLGPDDKIVIEAFDDPKVEGVACHLSRAKRGGVAGGLGLAEDTSDASIACRQIGPIVMKDDLKDGESVFSKSTSLLFKKMQVVRFLDKKRNTLVYLVYSDKLIEGSPKNSISTVPVMPWRKD